Proteins found in one Coffea eugenioides isolate CCC68of chromosome 5, Ceug_1.0, whole genome shotgun sequence genomic segment:
- the LOC113772484 gene encoding glucose-6-phosphate/phosphate translocator 1, chloroplastic-like, producing MMSSLKQPVVHFHGSDAFRPQSSVPSRRSRFFRRFLHLILVGVSSVVSLSKPLFVSKVESFSPLGTLKRSSSTGDAGDNDHVPQKRDLIICKAYEADKSTPIDDSQARSEAARRVKIGVYFATWWALNVIFNIYNKKVLNAYPFPWLTSTLSLAAGSLIMLISWALRIAETPKTDLDFWKALFPVAVAHTIGHVAATVSMSKVAVSFTHIIKSGEPAFSVLVSRFLLGETFPVPVYLSLIPIIGGCALAAVTELNFNMVGFMGAMISNLAFVFRNIFSKRGMKGKSVSGMNYYACLSMMSLLILTPFAIAVEGPQVWALGWQKAVSEIGPQLIWWMAAQSVFYHFYNQVSYMSLDEISPLTFSIGNTMKRISVIVSSIIIFHTPVQPVNALGAAIAVLGTFLYSQAKQ from the exons ATTGAAGCAGCCAGTAGTACATTTCCATGGGTCCGATGCTTTCCGGCCACAGTCTTCTGTACCGTCAAGGCGTTCTCGGTTCTTCCGCCGCTTCCTGCACTTAATACTCGTCGGAGTTAGCTCTGTTGTTTCACTGTCAAAGcccctttttgtttccaaagttGAATCTTTTTCTCCTTTAGGGACCCTGAAAAGATCTTCTTCAACTGGTGACGCTGGCGATAATGATCATGTTCCGCAAAAGCGTGACTTGATTATATGTAAGGCTTATGAGGCTGATAAATCAACCCCAATTGATGACTCGCAAGCGCGATCTGAGGCAGCGAGGAGGGTGAAAATTGGGGTTTACTTTGCTACATGGTGGGCTTTGAATGtgattttcaatatatataacAAGAAGGTTTTGAATGCTTATCCCTTTCCTTGGTTGACCTCAACGCTTTCATTGGCTGCTGGCTCTCTGATCATGCTCATTTCTTGGGCTTTAAGGATTGCTGAAACTCCAAAGACCGATCTCGACTTCTGGAAAGCCCTTTTCCCA GTTGCTGTTGCTCATACGATCGGGCATGTGGCAGCGACTGTGAGTATGTCAAAGGTAGCAGTTTCATTTACTCATATAATCAAGAGTGGTGAACCTGCGTTCAGTGTCCTGGTCTCAAGGTTCCTGTTGGGGGAGACATTTCCGGTGCCAGTTTACTTGTCATTGATCCCAATTATTGGTGGTTGCGCACTGGCTGCTGTTACTGAGCTGAACTTCAACATGGTTG GTTTTATGGGGGCCATGATATCGAACCTCGCTTTTGTTTTCCGGAACATATTTTCCAAGAGGGGCATGAAGGGGAAGTCTGTTAGCGGAATGAACTACTATGCTTGCTTGTCTATGATGTCTCTCTTAATTCTCACACCATTTGCTATTGCTGTGGAGGGACCACAAGTGTGGGCACTTGGATGGCAAAAGGCCGTTTCTGAAATTGGACCCCAGTTGATTTG GTGGATGGCGGCTCAGAGTGTATTCTATCACTTCTATAATCAGGTGTCTTACATGTCACTGGATGAGATCTCTCCTTTGACATTTAGCATTGGAAACACCATGAAACGTATATCTGTTATAGTGTCATCCATCA